GAGCGGCGCTGGAGACCTTCGGCGCGTTCTCCTCCTCCTCCAGCAGATGATGCACCGGCTTGTGGGCGATGCCCTTGTGGCAGTCGATGCAGGTCATGCCGTCGGCCTTGGCCATCTCATGCTGCTTCCTGGCGCGCGGCTTCTGCTTATCGGCGCTCATGCCGTCGAAGGAATGGCAGTTGCGGCATTCCAGCGAGTTGTTGGCCTTGAAGCGCGCCCACTCGTGCTTGGCCAGCTCCAGCCGCTTGGCGTCGAACTTCTCCGGCGTGTCGACGCTGCCGAGCAGCCAGTGCAGCACCTCGTTGGAGGCCTGGATCTTGCGCTGGACCTTGTGGATCCAGTCCTTGGGCACATGGCAGTCCGGGCAGGTGGCGCGGACGCCGGTGCGGTTCTCGTAATGGATGGTCTTCTTGTACTCGGCGTAGACGTTGTCGCGCATCTCGTGGCACGAGACGCAGAACTCCATCTGGTTCGTGGCTTCCATGGCGGTGTTGAAGCCGCCCCAGAACACGATGCCCGACACGAAGATCACGGCCGCGCCGATCAGCGTCGCGCCGAGAATCCGCACGCGCCCGAGGCGTGACCAGAGCGCTTTCATCGCCATGTCGTCACCCTTCCTAAGCAATGGAATTGAATGGGGCGGGCGGGTTGCCGGACCACCCGCCCCACGCCGCCGGCGGACCGGACGGGTCAGTAGATGTCGTGCTGGGTGTTCAGCACGTTGAACTTGCCGGTGGGGGTGATCAGCTTCGGATCCTTGATCACCGCCTTCATCTTGCGGGTCTTGTCGTCGACCACGACGATGGCCGAGGGATCGGTCTTGCCGGCCCAGATGGAGAACCAGATTTCGTCGCCGGCGGCGTTGTACTCGCCGTGCACGACGCGCTTCAGCGCCTTGGTCTCGGGCAGGCCGGCCATCTTGGCGATGTTGATGACCTCCGGCCCCTTGTCGAGGTTGCCGATGTCGAACACCGTCACCGATTCCAGAACCTCCTGGTCCGGGTTCAGCGGGGCGTCGGCCCACAGGTTCTTCGACTTGGGATGGGTCTTGACGAACAGCGAGCCGGCGCCGTGGTTCTTCAGCTCCGCCACCACCTTCCAGGCGCTTTCCGGATGCTTGTCCGGATCGGTGCCGATCAGCGTGATGACGTCGGAGCCGAGGTGCGAGGTCGCCCAGACCGGCCCGAACTTCGGATGGACGAAGTTGGCGCCGCGGCCCGGATGCGGCTTCGGCTTGGTCGTCACCAGGGCGGCCAGCTTGCCGTCCCTGGTGTCCACCACCGCCACCTTGTCCGACGCGTTGGCCGCCACCAGGAAGTAGCGCTTGGACGCGTCCCAGCCGCCGTCATGCAGGAACTTGGCGGACTCGATGGTGGTTTCCTTGAGGTTGTTGATGTCGGTGTAGTCGACGAGCTTGATCATGCCCGTCTCCTTCACGTTCACCACCCATTCCGGCTTGATCGGGGAGGAGACGATGGAGGCGACGCGCGGCTCCGGATGGTATTCGCCGTCGATGGTGTTGCCGCGGGTCGAGACGATCTTCAGCGGCTCCAGCGTCAGCCCGTCCATGATCACGTACTGCGGCGGCCAGTAGGAGCCGGCGATGGCGTACTTGTCCTCGAACCCCTTGAACTTGGAGGTATCGACGGACCGGGCGTCGAGGCCGGTCTTGATCGTCGCGACGACCTCCGGCTTCTCCATCCACAGGTCGATCATGTCGAGCTTGCCGTCGCGGCCGATCACGTAGACGTAGCGCCCGGAGGCCGACAGGCGGGAGATGTGGACGGCATAGCCGGTCTTGACGATGTTCCAGATCGTCTTGCTGTCGCCGTCGATCAGCGCCACCTCGCCCGAATCGCGCAGCGTCACCGAGAACACGTTGTCGAGGTTGACGGTGTTCATCTTCCTGGTCGGGCGCTTTTCCGGCGGAATCACGAGCTTCCAGGAGTTCTTCATGTCCTTCATGCCCCATTCCGGCGGGGCGTCGGGCGTCATCTGGATGTAGGTGGCGAGGTTCTTGATCTCGTCCTTGGACAGGATGTCCTCGAAGTTCGGCATGCCGCCCTCGGTGCCGAAGGCGAGGATCTTCTCCAGCCGCGCCTGCCCGAGCTTCTTCGTCGCCTCCGGCTCCAGGTTCTTGCCGGTGGCCCCCTTGCGCAGCACGCCGTGGCAGCCGGCGCAGCGCTCGAAGTAGATCTTGGCGCTGGCGTCCTTGGCCTCCTTCGCGAGCGCCGGGTCCCCCGCCTGGGCGGAGGCGGAAACCGGCGCCAGCGCGAACAGCGCCGGAATGGCAACGGATGCGGCCCACAAGGCCGGACGGGTCCACCGCATAGTCATACTCCAGGGCAGTCTTTCATGAAGATGCCTTGTCTTAAGTCGGCCACCCCCCTTGAAACCTTGACGATGGTCAACATGCGCGGATCATCGGTCCATGCGGCCTTACTTGACCTTGGGTAATTGGAGCTTCTTTGGCGGTAATTCGATAAATTCCAATCAGGCCCGTCCATTACTTTGATACGGAAGGAATGCGACTTGACCATGCGCAAGTGGAGCGGCGACGCCCGCGGCGTCCCGGCCGGCCCTTTGGGAATTTCCAACGGCGGCCGCACGCAAGCAGGGCAGCCCCGTGACGTCTTCACGGCCAAGCCGGTTGACATCGGACCATGGGAGCGGACCATGGGAGCGGAACAAACTGACGGCGCTATGGCGATGATCCCCCTGAGGCGACGCGAACTTCTGGCCGGGTGCGGCGTGCTGGTCCTGATGCCGGCCGTCGCCCTGGCGCAGCCGGTGACAGCCCGACGGCTCTCCCTGCGCAACGCGCACACCGGCGAGACCTTCGACGGACCCTACCGCGACGCCTCCGGCCCGCTGCCCGACGCCATGGCGGACCTCGGCCGGTTCCTGCGCGACCACCGGGCCAACAAGGTCGGTCCGGTCGACGTCGGGACGCTCGACCTGCTGGCCGACGTCATGGAGGCGGTGGCCCAGAGCAAGGCGACCGTGCTGTCGGCCTTCCGCACTCCGGAGACCAACGCCAAGCTGGCGAGCAAGGGGCTGGGCGTGGCGGAGCACAGCCAGCACCTGCTGGGCAAGGCGCTGGACGTCACCTTCCCGTCGCGCCTGCCCGACGCGCACCGCAAGGCGCTGGAGATGAAGCGCGGCGGCGTCGGCTGGTATCCGCGCTCCTTCTTCCTGCATCTCGACACCGGCCCGGTGCGGAGCTGGGAGCTGTTCGGCCGCGACCTCGACAACCTGTTCGCTCCGGGGGTTCGGGGACGGCTGCGCACGGTCGCCGACCGCATGAAGCTGCACCGCGCCATCGCCCGCCGCCGCCTCTCGGCGGGCCGCTGACCGGCCGCCCTGCCCCGCCTGCCCGGCCTCGCCTGCCTGAGCGTCCGTTCTACTCTTCATTGACAGGCCGGGGTGCCGCCCCTATCACTGGTTCCATCGTCAGCGGTTCTCCACGGCGAAAGCCGGGGGATTAAAAGGGAACGACGGAAGGACGGGAGCCTCTCCCGTGCAAGCCGTGGCTGTCCCCGCAACTGTGAGCGGCGAGTCGGTGCCAACCAGGGCCACTGACCGAAGGTCCCCGGACCCGGTCGGGAAGGCGGCAGCGATGACGACCCGCGAGCCAGGAGACCTGCCTCTGACGGCGTCACTTTGCCTTCGGTCGGGGTGTGCCGGGGGTGCGGGAAACCCGTTGTGGTGACGCGTCCATCGACGTTGCCACGGCCGGTTCCCGAAGCGGTGCCCAGTCTCCCCTTCGCGTCCTGCCGTCGAACGGACCTTGCGGTCCGGGCAGCGTCCGTTCAACGGCCCCCGGTGGGCCGGGTCCGGATGCGCGCTCGCGGGGATGGCCTTGCACGGCCCTGCCCGTCCGACCCCGCGCCTTCAGACCCGCGACAGGACGTGGTGCGGCATGAGCAGGACAGGCATCGGTACCGAGTTTCAGGTGTGCTTCACCCCACCGGACGGCCGGGAGGACGGCTGGACCGGAGCCCTCTTCGCCGCCCTGCTGGAGGGGATGCTTTCCGCCCGGCCGGAACTCGCGGAGGCGGAGGCCCGCGCCCTTTGCGGGCTGGCCGGCGATGGCCCGGCGCGGCATCCCGCGGCCGAGCGGATGGGCTATGTGCTGGACGACCGGGCGCCGGACCGCACGGCCATCGAGGCCCTGGCGGACTATCTCGGCGCCGGCCGGCGGAGGGAGGGAGATGCATCCTCCTGAGCCGCCGGGCAGGCGGGGCGGGTCAGCCCGGCCCGCTCCGCCGCCGCCTGCAGGGCGCCGAGGAAGGCAACGGCAGCCTGCCCCAGCGCGAGGGCGACGGACTCGTCGACGATCTGCGCGAGGCTGATGGACTGCGCGAGCTGCGCATCGCGCACCGTGGTGAGGGGAAGGCAGCGGATCATGCGGGCCGACAGCTCGCGGATCGCTCCGCTCAACTGGTCGAAGCCGTAGGGTCCGGAAGGCGGATCGGCCAGCAGCACGGTCAGGGACTCCACCGCCTCGGTAAAGGCGGTGGGCCGGGAATCGAAGGCACGATGCAGGTCCAGCCCGTCAGGCCCGACGGCTGCGCGACCGCCCGCCACCCTGGCTTCCGTCATTCGCATCTCCCTCACCGATGGGAGCGACCGCCTGCCAAGGCAAGGCCACGGGGTGCGGATCCCATCGAATCGGGTTCCGGAATACCAAAGCACACTGGTGGGTCGTCAAGAGCGCAAGGGCGTGCAAGCCATTCTCATGCCTCCGGTTCTCCCGCGGCCGGCGGATGGCCCCCGACCACGGATGAACTACCCCGGATTCACCGGGCCGGCCGGATCGACGGGCGCATCCTCGGGTCCGGACGGCGCGGCGGGAACGGGCTCCTCGTCCGGCTCCTCCGGACGGCGTCCGAGACAGGAGCCGTCGGGACGGACGAAGGGCGATGGCAACCGGGGGGTCCGGGAGTCTGGCGGCATGACGTCTCCTCTCCTCCCCTTGGAACATGGTTCGGGCGCCAGTGTCCCATACGCTCTTGGACAACGGGAGCGGGGAGAGAAGAGGAAAGGCGGGCGCGGCCCGGCGGGAGGAGGTCTCCCGGCCAGGCCGCCCCGCCGTCCGACGTCAGAGCGCCACGGTGACGGTCCGCCAGCCGTCGACGAGCCGGTCCGACGTCACCGTGCCCCCCGCCAGGGTGAGCGCGCGCCTCTCCTGCGGCGGCAGCAGAAGCGTCACCGCCGCAGCCACCGGCGGACAGGCCCCTTCCCTGCCGATGCGGATGGCCAGCCCGTCCGCTTCGGCATCGACCGCCAGGGTCCATCTGCCATGCCGGCCGTCGCGGTAGCCTTCGCTCTCGCCGTCATCCTCGTAGCAGCCGGCCTGGAACGCGCCGGTGCCGTGATGCGGGAAGATGGCGAAGCCCCGCTCGTCGGCGGCGTGGTTGAAATGCGCCCCGGCGAGGTTGAGCGGGATGGCCGAGCCGGCGCGGGCCAGCAACGGCGGGCGGTCCCACGGGGCGGGCAGCGTGACCTCCTGTCCGCCGGCGAAGCGTTCGCCGGTCCAGGCATCGTACCAGTCCGCGCCGGCCGGCAAATAGACCGGCCGGTCCCGCCGTCCGGGCTCGACCACCGGCGCCACCAGCAGGGCCGGCCCCAGCAGCATCTCGTCGTTTTCCTCGAAGCAGCGCGGATCGTCCGGGAACTCGTAGAAGGTCGGACGGATCATCGGCTCGAAGTCGCGGTGATACGTCCAGAGCAGGTCGTAGAGATAGGGGACCAGCCGGCTGCGCAGCTTGATCAGGGCGCTGATGGCCGGGGTGATCTCCGGGTACATCCAGGGTTCGTTGACGGTCTTGTCATCGTTCCAGGAATGGATGGAGAAGCGCGGCAGGAAGATGCCGAACTGGACCCAGCGCAGGAACAGCTCGGCATCGGGCGCCGGGCCGGCAAAGCCGCCGATGTCGTGGCCGGTGTTGGAGATGCCGGAGAGCGCCAGGCCGGTCCCCATGCGCACATTGTATTTCAGCGTCTCCCAACTGGTGTAGTTGTCGCCCGACCAGGTCTGCACATAGCGCTGCATGCCCGCGGCACCCGCCCGCGAGATGAGGAAGGGGCGCTTGTCCGGGGCGAAGTCGCGCTGCGCCTGCTGCGAGGCGCGGATCATCAGCAGGGTGTGCAGCGGCTTGGCGTCCTTGGCCCGATAGGGCGTGCCGAAGCCGGCGGCGACCGCCGCGTCGCTCCAGATCTCGAACTCGTTGTTGTCGTTCCAGGTGGCCGCGATCCCGACCTCGAGCAGGGCCTCCGTGACGCGCGCCTTCCACCAGTCGAGCGTCCTGGGATTGGTGAAGTCGAGATAGGCGCCGGCCTCGTCCCAGAACTGCACCATGGCGGGCTTGCCGTCGGCATCCTTGACGAACAGCCCCTCCCGCTCGGCCTCGGCGAAGCGCGGGTGGTCGCGCAGCAGGCAGGGCTTGATGTTGGCGCACAGCCGTACGCCATGGTCGAGGTAGTGCTTTGCGAAGGCCGCCGGATCGGGGAACTTGTCGCGGTTCCAGTGGAAGACGTAGCGCTTGTCGGCGATGGAGGTGTAGCCGGACGACAGGTGGAAGGAGGAGCAGGGAATGTCGTGCTCCGCGCATTTCGCCAGGAACTCGTTCATGCGCTCCTGGGCGTTGGGCGCGTCGGTGTAGGTCATGGTCGAGCCGGAATAGCCCAGGCTCCATTTCGGCATGAAGGCCGGCCGGCCGGTCAGCCAGGTGAAGCGCCGGGTGATGTCGGCCGGCCGCCCGCCGCCGATGACGTAGTAGTCGAGGTCGCCGCTGTCCGCCACGAAGTAGCGGTAGTGTCCGTGGTAGTTGTCCAGCTCGCGCCCCATGTCGAAGCTGCAGTCGGCGAGCGTGTCGTAGAAGATGCCGAGCGGAACCCGGTCGGTCTTCTTCCAGGTGATGTAGAAGGGAATGTGCTTGTACAGCGGGTCGG
Above is a window of Azospirillum thermophilum DNA encoding:
- a CDS encoding cytochrome D1 domain-containing protein: MRWTRPALWAASVAIPALFALAPVSASAQAGDPALAKEAKDASAKIYFERCAGCHGVLRKGATGKNLEPEATKKLGQARLEKILAFGTEGGMPNFEDILSKDEIKNLATYIQMTPDAPPEWGMKDMKNSWKLVIPPEKRPTRKMNTVNLDNVFSVTLRDSGEVALIDGDSKTIWNIVKTGYAVHISRLSASGRYVYVIGRDGKLDMIDLWMEKPEVVATIKTGLDARSVDTSKFKGFEDKYAIAGSYWPPQYVIMDGLTLEPLKIVSTRGNTIDGEYHPEPRVASIVSSPIKPEWVVNVKETGMIKLVDYTDINNLKETTIESAKFLHDGGWDASKRYFLVAANASDKVAVVDTRDGKLAALVTTKPKPHPGRGANFVHPKFGPVWATSHLGSDVITLIGTDPDKHPESAWKVVAELKNHGAGSLFVKTHPKSKNLWADAPLNPDQEVLESVTVFDIGNLDKGPEVINIAKMAGLPETKALKRVVHGEYNAAGDEIWFSIWAGKTDPSAIVVVDDKTRKMKAVIKDPKLITPTGKFNVLNTQHDIY
- a CDS encoding DUF882 domain-containing protein, coding for MAMIPLRRRELLAGCGVLVLMPAVALAQPVTARRLSLRNAHTGETFDGPYRDASGPLPDAMADLGRFLRDHRANKVGPVDVGTLDLLADVMEAVAQSKATVLSAFRTPETNAKLASKGLGVAEHSQHLLGKALDVTFPSRLPDAHRKALEMKRGGVGWYPRSFFLHLDTGPVRSWELFGRDLDNLFAPGVRGRLRTVADRMKLHRAIARRRLSAGR
- a CDS encoding glycoside hydrolase family 31 protein, which gives rise to MSLSTPPVFSLKEKDGARLTLQAAEGHVAHLFVLEEDIIRVMVLPGGTLRCPRSWSVAPGGEDVPAEGRDRFDLAGFACPAYRLEETDGTLVVTTAQLRLTVVLAGLFCRWETRAGGGWKPAAADRATQNYNFGWWDDKVYHYLKRDADEMYFGLGERAGEANRLGKSYRMTNLDAMGYSARTSDPLYKHIPFYITWKKTDRVPLGIFYDTLADCSFDMGRELDNYHGHYRYFVADSGDLDYYVIGGGRPADITRRFTWLTGRPAFMPKWSLGYSGSTMTYTDAPNAQERMNEFLAKCAEHDIPCSSFHLSSGYTSIADKRYVFHWNRDKFPDPAAFAKHYLDHGVRLCANIKPCLLRDHPRFAEAEREGLFVKDADGKPAMVQFWDEAGAYLDFTNPRTLDWWKARVTEALLEVGIAATWNDNNEFEIWSDAAVAAGFGTPYRAKDAKPLHTLLMIRASQQAQRDFAPDKRPFLISRAGAAGMQRYVQTWSGDNYTSWETLKYNVRMGTGLALSGISNTGHDIGGFAGPAPDAELFLRWVQFGIFLPRFSIHSWNDDKTVNEPWMYPEITPAISALIKLRSRLVPYLYDLLWTYHRDFEPMIRPTFYEFPDDPRCFEENDEMLLGPALLVAPVVEPGRRDRPVYLPAGADWYDAWTGERFAGGQEVTLPAPWDRPPLLARAGSAIPLNLAGAHFNHAADERGFAIFPHHGTGAFQAGCYEDDGESEGYRDGRHGRWTLAVDAEADGLAIRIGREGACPPVAAAVTLLLPPQERRALTLAGGTVTSDRLVDGWRTVTVAL